One Trichormus variabilis 0441 genomic window, TCTTTATTAGCTCCTGGGGGTTTCCTTTTAGTGTGGGAAATAACTCAACCTAAAATCGATTTTGATATTAGTTGGGGTTTGCTATTGAAACCTTTAGATGATCAAAGACGCGACCCAGGTCAGCCTTTTATTATCAAGGACCAGTGGTTTGCAGCACTACAAGCTCAAGATTTTGTTCAAGTTGCTGCGTTTCCTGAAAATGAAGCATTTGAGCATCAGATTATTATGGCTCAAGCTGCTGTGTCCACTGCATTTAGCAGCAAATCTGGACAGCAAGAAACTAAGACAAAATCAAATATTTCATTACCAATAAAGCCGGATAGCTTGCAGCCAGAAAAATTATCTACTCTACATTCAAGACCTAATTTAGCCAATTCATATATAGCTCACCGTGATGAAATTGAGCAGAAAATTGCCGATATTTGGCAAGAATCATTGGGAATTAATCAGGTGGGAATCCATGATGATTTTTTTGAACTAGGAGGAGATTCCTTAATCGCTGTTCAAATTCTCTCAAGATTACGAAATACGTTTGCTATTGGCTTAAATGTCGCCAGTTTGTTTGCATCTCCCACGATAGCGGAAATAGCACTAAAGATAGGAAAATCTCTAGAACCCGATACGAACTCCAGTGCATTTGATCGAGAAGAAATAGCAATTTGAGTCAAAAATAATTTTAAATTACGCATTAGCTGGAGTGGAGGTAAGATTGCTGTGAATATTGAACAATTGGTGTTTGATTTAAATCAAAAAGGTGTGAAGTTGTGGGTTGAAGGTGAGCAGTTACGCGCTAATGCTCCCAAGGGAGTATTAACCCTAGAAACTCGTGATTTATTAGCCAAAAATAAAGCAGAACTTATTTCGTTACTGCACGAAAAAACTACTAACACCAACAAAGATTTATCCCTAATCACAACCGAACGTCCTCAGCACTTACCTCTTTCTTTTGCCCAAGAACAACTTTGGTTATTAAACCAGTTGGAACCAAATAACCCCTTCTACAATGAACAAGTAGCTTTAAAACTTCATGGTCAGTTGAACATTGTGGCACTAGAGCAAAGCCTCAATATAGTGGTCGCTCGCCACGAAGTATTACGTACTAACTTTCACACTATCAATGAGCAACCAGTCCAGGTAATTGCTGATAGTTTAAATTTAAGTTTGCCAATAGTAGATTTAACTCATTTACCTGTCAATGAAAGAGAAATTGCTTGCCAAAAATTAGCTTCCCAAGAAGCTAATCACCCCTTTGACCTGGTTAATTCTCCTTTAGTTCGAGCTTCTGTGATTAAACTTACAGAGGTGGAACACGCTTTACTAATCACAATACATCACATTATTTTTGATGGTTGGTCAATGGGCGTATTAATGGGCGAGTTAGCAACAATTTACTCAGCATTATGTAATAGTTCATCCCCAAATTTGCCTGAGTTACCAATTCAGTATGCTGACTTTGCTATTTGGCAACGTCAACGCTTGCAAAAGGAAGCACTGCAAACCCAACTTGATTACTGGAAGCAACAACTCAAAAATGCTCCCAACTTACTAGAGTTACCCACAGACAGACCAAGACCAGCCATTCAAACTTATCGGGGTGCAACTCACTATGTGGAATTATCAAATGAACTCAGCCAAGCCCTGACCCAATTCAGTAGGCAAGAGGGAGCTACCCTATTCATGACGCTGTTTACAGCTTATGCCACTTTGCTTCATCGCTACACAGGACAAGATGACATTGTGGTGGGTACGCCTCTGGCTAACCGCGATCGCCTGGAGCTTGAAGGGTTAATTGGCTTTTTTGTCAATACTTTAGTTTTACGTGCTGATTTATCTGGCAATCCCAGTTTTCAGGAGTTGCTGAGTCGAGTGCGACGGGTGACGCTGCAAGCTTACACTCATCCAGATTTGCCCTTTGAAGAGTTGGTTAAGGCATTGCAGCCACAGCGAGACCTCAGCCATACACCACTGTTTCAGGTGATGTTTGTCTTGGAAAATGCACCGACATCTGAGGCAGAACTGGCTGGGCTAACCCTGAGTCCATTGGGGACACAAAGGACAACGGCTAAGTTTGATTTGACTTTATTTATTAAAAATACTCCCTCTGGGCTATTAGCTATATGGCAATACAACACAGACTTGTTTGACTCCAGCACCATAGAACGGATGGCAGGTCATTTTGTCACCTTACTTGCAGGTGTTGTTGCCAACCCACAGCAACAAATTTCCCAATTGCCCTTGCTGACACAAGTTGAGCAACAACAGTTGTTAGTAGAGTGGAATAATACTCAGGTAAATTATCCCCCTCATCAATCTATCTCTCAGTTATTTGAGGAACAGGTTCAGCGTACACCCGATGCTGTAGCGGTGGAGTTTGGTAATCAACAACTGACTTACTCTCAATTAAATAGCCGCGCTAACCAGTTGGCGCACTACTTGAGGTCTTTAGGCGTTAAACCCGATGTATTGGTAGGGTTATGTGTCGAGCGTTCCTTAGAAATGGTCGTGGGACTATTAGGGATTCTCAAAGCAGGTGGGGCATATCTGCCACTAGACCCAGAGTATCCCACTGAACGCCTGAGTTTTATGTTAGAAGATGCTCAAGTTTCAGTACTACTCACCCAGCAGTTACTCCTCGACAGACTGCCGTCCTATGAAAAGGCAGGGGAGCAGGGAGCAGGGGAGCAGGGGGAAAAATTACTTACAACTTATCAAGCACAACTTGTTTGTTTAGATACTGACTGGCAATTAATTTCTCACTCCAGCCAGGAAAATCCTATCACAGATGTACAAGCAGATAACTTAGGGTATGTAATTTATACCTCTGGTTCTACAGGTAAGCCCAAGGGTGTAGCCATGAATCAGCTTTCCTTGTGCAACTTAATTTTATGGCAACTGCAAAATACAAAAATTTCTCATGGGGCGAAAACCCTGCAATTTGCACCTATTAGCTTTGATGTCTCCTTCCAAGAAATCTTTTCTACTTGGTGTTCTGGTGGGACATTGTTGTTAATTACAGAGGAATTGCGCCGTGATGCTTTGGCTTTGTTGGGTTTGATTCAAGAAAAAGCTGTGGCAAGATTGTTTCTTCCTTTTGTGGCGTTACAGCAATTAGCTGAAGTTGCTGTGGATAGTGGATTAGTTAATAGTCACCTCAAAGAAATCATCACGGCTGGGGAACAGTTGCAGATTACTCCAGTGATCGCTCAATGGTTCAGTCAATTAAATCACTGTACATTACACAATAACTATGGGCCATCGGAAACTCATGTAGCCACTAATTTTACGTTAGATAATTCAGTGGAAACTTGGCCATTACTTCCTCCAATTGGTAAGCCAATTACTAATACAAAAATCTATATCTTAGATAATTATTTACAGCCTGTACCTATCGGTGTACCGGGAGAATTGTACATTGGTGGTGTTTCTCTAGCCAGAGGCTACCTCAAACGCCCTGAGTTGACCCAGGAAAAATTTATCCCTAATCCTTTTGAGCAGGGACAAGGAAGCAGGTTATATAAAACTGGAGATTTAGCCCGCTACTTGCCAGATGGCAATATTGAATACCTTGGGCGTATTGACAATCAAGTAAAAATACGAGGCTTCCGCATTGAGTTAGGGGAAATTGAAGCAGCATTAAGTCAATATAGGGATGTGCAAGCCGCTTGTATCATTCCCCGTGAAGATACCCCCGGTGATAAACGCCTAGTGGCTTACGTGGTAGCACATCAGGATTCTACAACCACAATGGGCGAACTGCGGCAATTTCTCAAAGCCAAGTTACCAGAGTACATGGTTCCCAGCACCTTTGTGATGTTGGATGCCTTACCTCTAACGCCTAGCGGTAAATTAGACCGTCGCGCCTTACCTGCACCGGATTTAGACAACGAAATTACAGACAAATATGTTGCCCCACGGAACCCAACAGAAGAACTGTTAGCCCAAATTTGGGCGCAAGTACTGAAAGTAGAGAAAGTAGGCATTCATGATAACTTCTTTGATCTTGGGGGACATTCCCTACTAGCAACGCAACTCATTTCACGTATCCGCAACGTTTTTAAAGTAGAACTCCCTTTGCGTGAGTTGTTTGCCAGTGCAACAATCAGCGAATTGGCGCGATCGCTTGAGCAGTTACAACAAAATGACTTAGAATTGTCTGCACCGCCCATTGTCCCAAGAACCAAGAATACAGACTTACCACTGTCTTATGCTCAACAGCGTTTATGGTTTTTAGACCAGTTTGAGCCGAATAGCCCTTCTTACAATATTCCTGTAGCTTTGCGTTTAGTGGGAACTCTCAACCAAGCCGCTTTGGAGCAAAGCTTACAAGATATTATTCATCGTCATGAAGCGCTACGCACCAACTTTGTGACGGTTGAGGAAAAAGCGACTCAAGTGATTTGGGGATTGGGGACTGGGGATTGGGGATTGGGGACTGGGGATTGGGGACTGGGGATTATATCAGTTGTTGATTTGCAGCATTTACCTACAACTGAACAAGAAAGTGTTTTACAGGACTTGGCGCAAGAACAGGGGCAAATATCTTTCAATTTGGCCAATGAACCATTAATCAGAGTGACATTAGTGGTGTTATCAGAAACTGAACACGCTTTATTTGTGTGTATGCACCACATTGTTTCTGATGGCTGGTCTATGGGTGTGTTTGTCCAAGAACTAGCCGCCCTGTACGATGCTTATTCCGAAGATAGGCAGTCACCGTTAACACCATTAGCGATTCAGTACGCAGATTTTGCTATTTGGCAGAGAGACTGGTTGCAGGGAGATGTACTACAAAAGCAACTGAGTTACTGGCAGCAACAACTGGCAAATGCTCCTACTTTGTTGTCCCTACCCACAGACAGACCTAGACCATCGGTGCAGACTTTCCCTGGAGCATATCAGGAGTTTGCGCTGTCGGTTGAGTTAACCCAGAAGTTGGTAACACTGAGCCAAGAGCAAGGTTGTACCCTGTTTATGACTCTGTTGGCAGCTTACGATACCCTACTTTATCGCTACACAGGACAATCAGATATTTTGGTGGGTTCGCCAATTGCTAACCGCGATCGCCTGGAGGTTGAAGGGCTAATTGGCTTTTTTGTCAATAGCTTGGTCATGCGTACCAATTTGGCTGGTAATCCCAGTTTCTATGAGTTAATGGGTCGTGTTCGAGATATGGCAATGGATGCCTACGCCCATCAAGACTTGCCTTTTGAAATGCTGGTAGAAGCATTGCAGCCAGAACGTGACCTCAGCCATACACCACTGTTCCAGGTCATGTTTGTTCTGCAAAATACCCCCATGTCCCCCATAGAGTTGACTGGGCTAACGGTGACTCCATTGGTTATAAAAGGCTCCACGGCTAAGTTTGACCTGACATTATCAATGCAGAACACTGACACTGGTCTAGTGGGTGCGTGGGAATACAACACTGATTTGTTTGATGCCAGCACTATCGAGCGTATGGCTGGGCATTTTGTGACATTGCTGGAAGGCATTGTGACCAATCCCCAACAGCGAATCTCCCAATTGCCACTGTTGACAGCCGTGGAACAACAACAATTACTGGTGGAGTGGAACAACACTCAAGTAGAGTATCCCATTGATAAGTGTCTGCATCAGTTGTTTGAGGAGCAAGTCCAGCGCACCCCCCATGCTGTAGCAGTGGAATATGAAAACCAACAACTCACTTATGACCAATTAAATCGCCGCGCCAACCAATTAGCACATTACTTGCAGTCCTTGGGTGTAAAACCAGAGGTGTTGGTAGGTATTTGTGTGGAACGTTCTCTAGATACGGTAGTAGGGCTATTGGGAATACTGAAAGCTGGTGGTGCTTATGTACCCCTTGACCCTAATTATCCGGTTGAACGCCTGAGTTATATGTTGGCAGATTCACAATTACCAATATTACTGACTCAAAAGCACTTATTAAAACAGCTACCAAACAACCAAACACAAACAATTTGCCTAGATGAAGATTGGCAAAAATTGGCTAATTACTCTGATGAAAACCCTTGTAGCCAAGTTAAATCAGACAATTTAGCTTACATAATTTACACTTCTGGTTCTACAGGTAAACCCAAGGGAACTATGATTGTCCATCGTGGAGTGGTGAATTATTTAAGTTGGTGTACAAAAGCTTATGATGTTGCCGCAGGAGTTGGTTCCACTGTCAATTCTTCCCTGAGCTTTGATGCTACTATTACCAGCTTATTTTCTCCTTTATTGGTAGGAGCTAAAGTATTACTTTTACCAGAGGAAGAAGAAATAGAAGCACTGAAAACAGCATTGTGTTCTGGGACTAAGTTTAGCTTGGTAAAAATCACCCCGGCTCATTTAGAAATTCTCAGCCATTTATTTACTTCAGAAGCAGTTAATATTCAAGCCCAAGCATTTATTATTGGCGGGGAAGCTTTATCAGAAAAAATAGCTTCTTTCTGGAAAAAACGCGCACCAGAAACTAAATTGATTAACGAATATGGCCCTACAGAAACCGTCGTAGGATGCTGTATTTACGAGGTGGAAAAACTTGGCTATCCAGGTAGTAATATTCCCATTGGTCGCCCCATAGCCAACACCCAACTTTACATCCTAGATTCACATCTCCAACCAGTACCCATAGGTGTACCAGGTGAATTGTACATTGGCGGGGATGGTGTAGCTAGAGGTTACCTCAATCGCCCAGAACTCACCCAACAAAAATTTATCCCCAATCCTTTTGAGAAGTCACAAGGCAGTAGATTATATAAAACCGGAGATTTAGCACGTTATCTCAGTGATGGTAATATCGAATACCTGGGACGCATTGATGATCAGGTAAAAATTCGCGGCTTCCGTATCGAACTTGGAGAAATTGCCGCAGTTCTCAACACTCACCCCCAAGTTAAACAAGCGGTAATGATTGTTACGGAAGATATTCACGGTAATAAACGGTTAGTGGCTTATGTAGTGACTAGTGATGAGTCTTTAAGCACTAACCAATTGCGGCAATTCCTCAAGCAACAGCTACCGGAATATATGATACCCAGTGGCTTTGTCACCTTAGAAAGCATACCATTAACACCCAATGGCAAAATAGACCGCAAAGCACTACCAACACCTGACGGGGAAATTTACCGGGAAAGTGAATATGTCGCACCGCGAACACCTATAGAGCAAACTTTAACTAATATTTGGCAACAACTTTTATTAAAAGAAAAAGTCAGCATCCACGACAATTTCTTTGAAATTGGTGGTGACTCTATCTTGAGTATTCAAGTTGTTTCTCGCGCCAAAAATGCTGGAATACAAATCACGCCCAAACAGATATTTCAAAACCAAACCATCGCCGAACTTGCTCAGGTGGCGAATACAACGGTCAGTGTTGAATCTAAACAAGGCGTAGTTACTGGAATTGCACCGCTCACACCGATTCAACATTGGTTTTTTGAGCAAAATCAGCAAGATTCACACCACTATAATCAGTCAGTTTTATTACAAGTTC contains:
- a CDS encoding non-ribosomal peptide synthetase, with product MNIEQLVFDLNQKGVKLWVEGEQLRANAPKGVLTLETRDLLAKNKAELISLLHEKTTNTNKDLSLITTERPQHLPLSFAQEQLWLLNQLEPNNPFYNEQVALKLHGQLNIVALEQSLNIVVARHEVLRTNFHTINEQPVQVIADSLNLSLPIVDLTHLPVNEREIACQKLASQEANHPFDLVNSPLVRASVIKLTEVEHALLITIHHIIFDGWSMGVLMGELATIYSALCNSSSPNLPELPIQYADFAIWQRQRLQKEALQTQLDYWKQQLKNAPNLLELPTDRPRPAIQTYRGATHYVELSNELSQALTQFSRQEGATLFMTLFTAYATLLHRYTGQDDIVVGTPLANRDRLELEGLIGFFVNTLVLRADLSGNPSFQELLSRVRRVTLQAYTHPDLPFEELVKALQPQRDLSHTPLFQVMFVLENAPTSEAELAGLTLSPLGTQRTTAKFDLTLFIKNTPSGLLAIWQYNTDLFDSSTIERMAGHFVTLLAGVVANPQQQISQLPLLTQVEQQQLLVEWNNTQVNYPPHQSISQLFEEQVQRTPDAVAVEFGNQQLTYSQLNSRANQLAHYLRSLGVKPDVLVGLCVERSLEMVVGLLGILKAGGAYLPLDPEYPTERLSFMLEDAQVSVLLTQQLLLDRLPSYEKAGEQGAGEQGEKLLTTYQAQLVCLDTDWQLISHSSQENPITDVQADNLGYVIYTSGSTGKPKGVAMNQLSLCNLILWQLQNTKISHGAKTLQFAPISFDVSFQEIFSTWCSGGTLLLITEELRRDALALLGLIQEKAVARLFLPFVALQQLAEVAVDSGLVNSHLKEIITAGEQLQITPVIAQWFSQLNHCTLHNNYGPSETHVATNFTLDNSVETWPLLPPIGKPITNTKIYILDNYLQPVPIGVPGELYIGGVSLARGYLKRPELTQEKFIPNPFEQGQGSRLYKTGDLARYLPDGNIEYLGRIDNQVKIRGFRIELGEIEAALSQYRDVQAACIIPREDTPGDKRLVAYVVAHQDSTTTMGELRQFLKAKLPEYMVPSTFVMLDALPLTPSGKLDRRALPAPDLDNEITDKYVAPRNPTEELLAQIWAQVLKVEKVGIHDNFFDLGGHSLLATQLISRIRNVFKVELPLRELFASATISELARSLEQLQQNDLELSAPPIVPRTKNTDLPLSYAQQRLWFLDQFEPNSPSYNIPVALRLVGTLNQAALEQSLQDIIHRHEALRTNFVTVEEKATQVIWGLGTGDWGLGTGDWGLGIISVVDLQHLPTTEQESVLQDLAQEQGQISFNLANEPLIRVTLVVLSETEHALFVCMHHIVSDGWSMGVFVQELAALYDAYSEDRQSPLTPLAIQYADFAIWQRDWLQGDVLQKQLSYWQQQLANAPTLLSLPTDRPRPSVQTFPGAYQEFALSVELTQKLVTLSQEQGCTLFMTLLAAYDTLLYRYTGQSDILVGSPIANRDRLEVEGLIGFFVNSLVMRTNLAGNPSFYELMGRVRDMAMDAYAHQDLPFEMLVEALQPERDLSHTPLFQVMFVLQNTPMSPIELTGLTVTPLVIKGSTAKFDLTLSMQNTDTGLVGAWEYNTDLFDASTIERMAGHFVTLLEGIVTNPQQRISQLPLLTAVEQQQLLVEWNNTQVEYPIDKCLHQLFEEQVQRTPHAVAVEYENQQLTYDQLNRRANQLAHYLQSLGVKPEVLVGICVERSLDTVVGLLGILKAGGAYVPLDPNYPVERLSYMLADSQLPILLTQKHLLKQLPNNQTQTICLDEDWQKLANYSDENPCSQVKSDNLAYIIYTSGSTGKPKGTMIVHRGVVNYLSWCTKAYDVAAGVGSTVNSSLSFDATITSLFSPLLVGAKVLLLPEEEEIEALKTALCSGTKFSLVKITPAHLEILSHLFTSEAVNIQAQAFIIGGEALSEKIASFWKKRAPETKLINEYGPTETVVGCCIYEVEKLGYPGSNIPIGRPIANTQLYILDSHLQPVPIGVPGELYIGGDGVARGYLNRPELTQQKFIPNPFEKSQGSRLYKTGDLARYLSDGNIEYLGRIDDQVKIRGFRIELGEIAAVLNTHPQVKQAVMIVTEDIHGNKRLVAYVVTSDESLSTNQLRQFLKQQLPEYMIPSGFVTLESIPLTPNGKIDRKALPTPDGEIYRESEYVAPRTPIEQTLTNIWQQLLLKEKVSIHDNFFEIGGDSILSIQVVSRAKNAGIQITPKQIFQNQTIAELAQVANTTVSVESKQGVVTGIAPLTPIQHWFFEQNQQDSHHYNQSVLLQVPNNLQSELIAIAVQKLLEHHDALRLKFTSVADEYKQTNQGLDDSVPFTVVDLSSVPKDEQAQTLEKIAAKYQASLDLATGAIMQTVMFNLGNDSDARLLIIVHHLAVDGVSWRILLSDLEEIYQQLITPKPVDLSAKTTAFIDWAEKLNNYAQSATIKDELDYWLNQSWSEITPLPLDYGDIPQENTVGNSDCVSVILSHQETQSLLLSANEAYNTQINDILLSALAISITEWTGNSTVIVDLEGHGREELFADVDLSRTVGWFTSLFPVLLQLPAYKQTGEIIKSIKEQLRAIPHRGIGYGILRYLCKDSNVKEKIQTVPTAEISFNYLGQFDQVQSETGWKFAPETTGSVQSLKQTRNHLLDINALVIDGKLRIEWTYNSHVHARSTVEKLAQSYLQAIASIIEHCQLAENRGFTPSDFPDAQLNQSQLDELLTHFPSHNIESIYQLSPSQQGMLFETLAASASGIHLEQCILNLQTEVDVLAFAKAWQRVSDRHSILRTAFVWENQNEPLQVVLKQVELPLEQQDWRGLSPSQQQEKLETYVSADRLHGFDMTQAPLMRLALFQVASNAYQFVWTSHHILTDGWSTPLIFQEVFALYTAFSKGQDLSLKPSHPYRNYIAWLKQQDLSQAEAFWRNKLQGFKSPTPLGIEAEPMTFSDGEERYGEQKARLSASATAALQSLVRKHHLSLNILVQGVWGLLLSRYSGLEDVVFGATFSGRPPELVGSESMLGLFINTLPMRLLVPSQASLWSWLKDIQEQNFTQRDYEYCSQGQIHEWSEVPGSLPLYESLLVFQNYPVDPSVIQSANHDNQQSQDRSIGAQTKYALTILVSPTSQLEFRIIYQRSRYDHPAINLILEHFQALLNSIVDLPEQSLATLIARISPEQVPQVRGLPKLIHKEQRKAFNAPRNLWEFQLVQIWEDILGIHPVSVQDNFFELGGHSLLAVRLVSRIQKHFQINLPLSILFQYPTIEQLSSFLDSPTDTLSWSALVPIRSNGNLSPIFCVHPGGGNVLCYHHLAYYLSPERPFYGLQCVGLNPKNQPHTSIEQMATHYIKELQTVQPHGPYFLSGWSFGGLVAFEMAQQLSRQGEQIALLALLDTTPPALSYRGEIDYAFLLVELFKDQLELCLEELRQFAPEEQITYVVEQAKQKNIFIETFDFDQAPHLLKILQINAQALQNYQPQSYSGSIVLLKAAETEEDFESSWKQLVEQIETVVVPGNHISMMSPPHIQNLVQKIQDFLE